AAACAATAGCTGGACGTTAGGCAGAGGCTAGAAGATAGAATTGTCCATTGCATGCCATTTTTTCAGTCATCAAGATGATATGTTTCCAGGATTAGTTAATTTAACAGAATATGTATATAATTTGATGAAGTTCATCATATGATTTCAGTTAAATAATTTCAATTCATTTTGGACATGACAGTTTGGTATATCCCCAGAAAAGCTTTTGAACAACAAGTTGTTGTCCAGTTTTTTTGATGTCTTGACAACATGTAAGGATGAAGATGATAAGGTATCAAATTTAGTCTATATGAGTTCTTATGCTGATTTCCAAACCCCTCATAATGTCTTTTCTTTAGAAAAAGCTACTTTTTTGTTAAAGAACGAGTTGTGATGTGATCAGTAACTGTTTTAGGTATATGTTTCCACAATGCAATCTCGCAACTATCCTGTCACTGCCTTTCAATGGCATCCAGAGGTGATCCTTAAATTTATCCATCATTGTTTGCTTCTGTGTTTTAAGCTTCAGTTGATAAATCACATTTCAATTTTCTAACCATGTAACGTCCTTTACAAATATGATGTCCCAGAAAAATGCCTTTGAATGGGGCTCAGCAAATATCCCACACACAGAGGATGCCATTCGGGTAACTCATTCTACAGCAAGCTTCTTGGTCAGGTTAGTATTCTATGGTTTGATAATAATATCGTAAAGCATAGCTGATGCATATATGTTCCTGGAAAGTCATTAGGTTACCTAAATAGTCACAGAgactaattaattataaaagcTAATGCAATGGAAGTGAATAATGATGCAATTTAGTTGCTTGAAATATATTGATTATCACTTTTCCATTGCTGTGATCACTTCGTTAGATATAAAATCACTCATGTTTCGGAGAAATGGTTCATGACACTGATGCACTTGTCAACATCCAAGTTAATATATCATTTTCGTTTGTGGACATGGCTCCAGTGAAGCTAGGAAATCCTCAAAAAGACCAGATGCTCAAGAAGTGAGAGACAATCTTATTTACAATTACAGTCCTAGTTATGTTGGAAAAGCTGGGTACGGCCGATAAACATatcttttggaaaaagaaaaaaacaattttatttGCATATAAAGTTATTGATGTTGATGTTTTTCGCTGCTTGCAGAAAAGGATATGATGAAGTTTATCTCTTCAGAtagtaaaaaactaaaaatggAGGAGTCAATGGATGCTATTTTGGGCCCTATGTATTATCATCACTATATGTTTCAGAAATAATACTTTTGTGCACAAAGGAGGAGAAACGACTCAGCTATCCTCATTAGCATGTTGTATTAcataatatcttttaataatgATACCCCCAACCTTTGAATTCTTACGTTAGATAATATTATACATGATATCACTCGATTTATCATTACTAGATTTAAGCTTTAAAATAATCTTTGAAGTTGTACTTAAGTCTCAAAGTGATTTCTGAAACTAATAGTTACCCAAATTTGTCTTTGACATTGTACTCCGAGTTTTATAGTAGTCCTTAAGGCACTTTTTGTCCATCACTTGtcataaaaaaattgagttggaCTGATTTCTGTCACTATGACACTATAACGGCTCGCTGATGTGGCAAAAGAAACTTTTTCTATGCAATTTGGTCCgtttctctctttttaaaaccctaatttctaaattatCTTCACTATTTGCCGTTTTTCCACCGCCTGCAACTTCGTCCTCTGCCTCCCACGCTCCCACCATAGTTGCCCACCAAATCATTGCAATCTCCAAAGTCCTTTTTGCCACTCAAAGTTGCGATTGGTACTCCCAACTCTAGCTCAGCTCCTCTGACTTTGCCGGCAACCTCTCCTTCCCTCGGCAGCAGTTCAAGAAGCTCGCACTCCTCTTAGACACCAACACCTTCCCTTTCTTAGACGAAATTCCCACGTGCCTTGCTGAGGCTTGGCACATTCTCGCTGATCCCAAAGGCGCCAAATGTGAGGCACTTTTTAGACAGTGTTCGTATTGCTTAGTTCAATGTTGATTAGTAATtagtttggattttttttacgttgttgcgcataataaaaataaacaatataAGGAAGAAAAAAGTGTGCTCGAGGTATAAGATCAAATGAAAGTTTTGTTTTTGATAACTTCAATTCTGATTTAGCTAATATCTATTATTGCATATAATAGATGGAGGATTGTTGATAATGTTGGGAACAAATTGAATCTAAATGCTTGTGCTGGTTCAAGTGACTCAAAATACTCTTAGCAAGTGGTTTCTGCTCATGAGGTTAGAAGTATTATTTCTAGTAATTATATTATCAGTATTTATTCAGACAAAATTTTAGGAAAAATTCTCTTGGTGCCAATAAGTGTTCCGACAATTGTGTAGATCTTTAGATGGCACTGAATAATTTAGATATGTTCAAAGAATTAAATTTATACTCAATTGCTTTACACTAAAAATGGGACTGTGTAAAGTAACATTATCATTAATATGACTAGtttttgttattatattttataataattcaaCAATTTCTTAAATATGGCTCCTTGGGTTATCAAACGGTATTCATATactttttgttgttgttgaatttttattcttttcttccaAAGGTATTATccaataagaagaaaaaggtgaaaaaaaaggagaaattTAAGTTAATGCAGCAATGCTAGAGAAAATATCTTCGAACAAATCATGTGATAATCTAGTTGTCGGTGGTCGCTGGATATCGATGTAACCAAGCATGTGTGTGGTCCGTTGTACCGCCGAACCTCCCATGTTCCCTTCCGTGCTCAAAGGCTGATGCGAATCATCCATGTGCAACTCTTTCCAAACTCCTTGCATCTCCCATGTACTTAAGATGATCTGACTCTATCACTCTATACTCAACTCCGCGCCGAATGCTGTAATCCTTTACAGTAAGCACAGCTTCCTCCTTACTATGGAAAGATTGGCCAACTTGAAATTCAGTTACAGAATTTTCCTCGTGCAAGCCTCGACCCCCAAAGGTTGGTGCTGAATCCGTCGGTTGGCTGATGGCTCCCAGATTCAGGGTAGAATAATGTGTAGGTTGCTCATGTGTGCCGGCACTTGACGGCGGTTGACATCTTGCTGGGTTTGTCAAAATTTCATCATCGTTGTTCCCTCCAATGTCAGCAGGCTCTTCATCGGAATCATCTTCTTGCATAGCATTTTCCACCCGGTCCGGTTCCCCCTCATGTCCTACATCTGGGGATGGATGAGTTGAGGTGAATGCCCCAATTGGACCGGCTGGCCGATACTCCAACAAATACTCAGGTGCAACGACGGGCATCGAGGTGGAGGCACCCCCTATCGTGGTGGACTGGGGGTTTGGAGCAGATGCACCAGAACTATCAATCCCATGTTCCAGCTTCGCAAACAACTCATGTATCCTCACTTTCGGAAAACTCCGACGACAATGAAACAACACCTGCATATCTTCATCTGTTCGTAACACGAACGTTTCGTATTGCACACCGGTTGACACAACCGCAATAGGGATCTTGTAGAGCAGCTTCTTCACCCACTTTGTGCCACCCGCGGCCAACTTCTGCAGTATACTGCTCTTCAGAACCAACAGTGTATCAGACGACCTGACAAAAACACTCAGCGGTTCTCTGTCTGTAAACTTCACACCGTGCCTCTTactcctttttatttttctaacatGATGCACTAACACCAAAAAGCTCTCTTCACTCTCCATTCCTCAAGTTATGAATGAATGAGAATGACACTCTACACAACTTGTTGGGTATATATAGGCATCTTCCCATCAATCCACATTGTTCATAATCCACTAGAGTGTGTAGCGGATTATGAGTGTAGCGCCATTTGGTCATAAACTGCTACAAGGTGTAGTGGTTTATGAGTAACTCAACCCTCAACGTAATCCGCGATACCCTGTAGCGGATTACGTGTAATTGAGTTCCGCTACAGGGTGTAGCGGATTATATATAGTTGCGTTTATTGCATTTGCGTCTGAAAATTGCCAATGTTGTATTTGCGTAAAGGTTTTGCTCCTTCATTTTACTTGCGTAAATTGCccaagagtttaattttaatatgaagGTTGTAGAAGGTTTAGAGAAGGGAGGATTGAATCTATgacctttttctatttttaataacTTAACCCTTTACaacaaattttttg
The Arachis stenosperma cultivar V10309 chromosome 7, arast.V10309.gnm1.PFL2, whole genome shotgun sequence genome window above contains:
- the LOC130940076 gene encoding uncharacterized protein LOC130940076 → MESEESFLVLVHHVRKIKRSKRHGVKFTDREPLSVFVRSSDTLLVLKSSILQKLAAGGTKWVKKLLYKIPIAVVSTGVQYETFVLRTDEDMQVLFHCRRSFPKVRIHELFAKLEHGIDSSGASAPNPQSTTIGGASTSMPVVAPEYLLEYRPAGPIGAFTSTHPSPDVGHEGEPDRVENAMQEDDSDEEPADIGGNNDDEILTNPARCQPPSSAGTHEQPTHYSTLNLGAISQPTDSAPTFGGRGLHEENSVTEFQVGQSFHSKEEAVLTVKDYSIRRGVEYRVIESDHLKYMGDARSLERVAHG